The Corallococcus silvisoli genome contains a region encoding:
- a CDS encoding MBL fold metallo-hydrolase, whose product MSLSFIPLGVGDAFSALHYSSCLAVEAEDQVLLIDCPHPIRKMMREASESSGVPLDVERVSAVALTHLHADHASGLESLAYFSFFVLQRKMELLAHPSITRRLWEGHLAAGMECLIEEHGAGPSDKHFEDYFTHTPLHLERAVRHGPFEIECRFTYHHVPTTAFRIRAGGRCLGYSADTAFDEGLIAWLSEADLVIHETNYGVHTPYEKLAALPEATRAKMRLIHYPDLFDASGSVIEPLAQGRRYTV is encoded by the coding sequence ATGAGCCTGTCCTTCATTCCCCTCGGCGTCGGTGATGCCTTCTCCGCGCTCCACTACTCGTCGTGCCTCGCGGTGGAGGCGGAGGACCAGGTGCTGCTCATCGACTGCCCGCACCCCATCCGCAAGATGATGCGCGAGGCCTCCGAGTCCTCTGGCGTGCCGCTGGACGTGGAGCGCGTCAGCGCCGTGGCCCTCACGCACCTGCACGCGGACCACGCCTCCGGGCTGGAGAGCCTGGCCTACTTCTCGTTCTTCGTGCTGCAGCGGAAGATGGAGCTGCTCGCGCACCCGAGCATCACCCGGCGCCTCTGGGAGGGCCACCTGGCCGCGGGCATGGAGTGCCTCATCGAGGAGCACGGCGCGGGGCCCAGCGACAAGCACTTCGAGGACTACTTCACGCACACGCCGCTGCACCTGGAGCGCGCGGTGCGCCACGGCCCGTTCGAAATCGAGTGCCGCTTCACCTACCACCACGTGCCCACCACCGCGTTCCGCATCCGCGCCGGAGGCCGGTGCCTGGGCTACAGCGCGGACACCGCGTTCGACGAAGGCCTCATCGCGTGGCTGTCGGAAGCGGACCTCGTCATCCACGAGACGAACTACGGGGTGCACACGCCCTACGAGAAGCTCGCCGCCCTGCCGGAGGCCACGCGCGCGAAGATGCGCCTCATCCACTACCCGGACCTGTTCGACGCGAGCGGCAGCGTCATCGAACCGCTGGCGCAGGGGCGGCGCTACACCGTCTGA
- a CDS encoding TetR/AcrR family transcriptional regulator: MPRPSNTEARREQIVAGLLKAMAERGYEGASVAEIARAAGLSAGLVHYHFEDKQEILLTLVRSLASRARQRFASRLSKLPADDARGRVEAFVEAFLATGPDADVAAVAGWVTISAEAIRQPEVRVAYEEVVRADLEQLESLVAAVVGKRRARPLAAGLFAAIQGYFVLSASAPGLVPPGSAAGTVKRMAAGLLDAASAKDDE; the protein is encoded by the coding sequence ATGCCTCGACCCTCCAACACCGAAGCGCGCCGGGAGCAGATTGTCGCCGGGCTGCTCAAGGCCATGGCCGAGCGCGGCTACGAGGGCGCGTCGGTGGCGGAGATCGCCCGCGCGGCCGGGCTGAGCGCGGGGCTGGTGCACTACCACTTCGAGGACAAGCAGGAGATCCTCCTGACCCTGGTGCGCTCGCTGGCGTCTCGCGCGCGGCAGCGCTTCGCCAGCCGGCTGTCGAAGCTTCCGGCGGACGACGCGCGCGGGCGGGTGGAGGCGTTCGTGGAGGCGTTCCTCGCCACCGGGCCGGACGCGGACGTGGCGGCGGTGGCGGGCTGGGTGACCATCAGCGCGGAGGCCATCCGGCAGCCGGAGGTCCGCGTCGCCTACGAGGAGGTCGTCCGCGCGGACCTGGAGCAGTTGGAGTCACTGGTCGCGGCGGTGGTGGGCAAGCGCCGCGCGCGTCCGCTGGCCGCGGGCCTCTTCGCCGCCATCCAGGGCTACTTCGTGCTCTCCGCGAGCGCGCCCGGGCTCGTGCCTCCGGGGTCCGCGGCGGGCACCGTGAAGCGCATGGCGGCGGGGCTCCTGGACGCGGCCAGCGCGAAGGACGACGAATGA
- a CDS encoding adenine phosphoribosyltransferase, with product MSLDPTLVSDLQAVLRDVPDFPKPGIVFKDITPMLADPRLFGRVVNAMSAPFRGQHITKVVGVESRGFLLGAPIALALDAGFVPARKPGKLPHKRIVERYSLEYGADGVEMHEDAILQNERVLVVDDVLATGGTADATGRLIGRLGGQIVGYSFLITLDFLEGAKRLGPDKVTSLLTF from the coding sequence ATGTCCCTCGACCCCACGCTCGTCTCCGACCTCCAGGCCGTCCTGCGCGACGTGCCGGACTTCCCCAAGCCCGGCATCGTCTTCAAGGACATCACCCCCATGCTGGCCGACCCCCGCCTCTTCGGCCGCGTGGTCAACGCCATGTCCGCCCCCTTCCGGGGCCAGCACATCACCAAGGTCGTGGGCGTGGAGTCGCGCGGCTTCCTCCTGGGCGCCCCCATCGCGCTGGCCCTGGACGCCGGCTTCGTCCCCGCGCGCAAGCCCGGCAAGCTCCCCCACAAGCGCATCGTGGAGCGCTACTCGCTGGAGTACGGCGCGGACGGCGTGGAGATGCACGAGGACGCCATCCTCCAGAACGAGCGCGTCCTCGTGGTGGATGACGTGCTCGCCACGGGCGGCACCGCCGACGCCACGGGCCGGCTCATCGGACGGCTGGGCGGGCAGATTGTCGGCTACAGCTTCCTCATCACCCTCGACTTCCTCGAGGGCGCGAAGCGGCTGGGCCCGGACAAGGTCACCTCCCTCCTCACCTTCTAG
- the coaD gene encoding pantetheine-phosphate adenylyltransferase — protein sequence MTIAIYAGSFDPVTAGHLSVVRQAARLFSHVVVVVAVNPNKRTLLTADERIALIREAVARHPNVTVTFTEGLIVELAREIGASVLLRGVRGATDAQFETELAQMNRALAPELSTLFLPAEAHLAEVSSSALKERITRGEDVSAYCPPAVVAKLRERLSPSVRSHP from the coding sequence ATGACCATCGCGATCTACGCAGGCAGCTTCGACCCCGTCACGGCGGGACACCTGTCGGTGGTGCGCCAGGCGGCCCGCCTCTTCAGCCACGTGGTGGTGGTGGTGGCCGTCAACCCGAACAAGCGCACGCTGCTCACGGCGGACGAGCGCATCGCGCTCATCCGTGAGGCCGTGGCGCGGCACCCCAACGTCACCGTCACGTTCACCGAAGGGCTCATCGTGGAGCTGGCGCGGGAGATTGGCGCGAGCGTGCTCCTGCGCGGGGTCCGCGGCGCCACGGATGCGCAGTTCGAGACGGAGCTGGCGCAGATGAACCGGGCGCTCGCGCCTGAACTGTCCACCCTCTTCCTCCCCGCGGAGGCGCACCTCGCCGAGGTGTCCAGCAGCGCGCTCAAGGAGCGCATCACGCGCGGCGAGGACGTGTCCGCCTACTGCCCTCCCGCCGTCGTCGCGAAGCTGCGCGAGCGGCTGTCCCCTTCCGTCCGGAGCCACCCATGA